One segment of Pseudoalteromonas rubra DNA contains the following:
- a CDS encoding class I SAM-dependent methyltransferase, producing MNQSQSELAKQYFHHRNDCRLCLSENVVKAIPFKPTPIAEKYSDSQQKDTCPLFPVDLYICQDCGHVQILDVIAPEYLWADYTYHSGQTQGIIDHFKDVSELILDKYGPLPKPFVLDVGSNDGTFLKCFKEKGFKVLGIDPASDIAAQATRNGIETIADLMTAENGQKIVAQHGQASLVTAFNVFAHADEMRDLLKGIATTLAADGLFVFEVSYLKDIIDKMLIGTIFHEHLCNHSLKPMINFLAAEGLEVIHVEHVSIQGGSIIGFAQHKSGPRPTQPSVAEMVKQEDASDLHSMTTMNAFVARFDTMKEQAKALIAKHQPGIIAAYGAARSGPMLLTQYDIGADITEIYDDHAQKVGRYSPGDSILVEPTEKLMDTMPKLTVILAWIHAKAIVRKHLDYLEQGGAFLTLTPQVVLITKENYADFIR from the coding sequence ATGAACCAAAGTCAGAGTGAATTGGCAAAGCAGTATTTTCATCACAGAAATGACTGTCGATTATGCCTCAGCGAAAACGTGGTCAAAGCTATCCCTTTCAAGCCAACACCGATTGCTGAAAAGTACAGTGACTCACAACAAAAAGATACCTGCCCACTGTTTCCTGTCGATCTCTATATCTGTCAGGATTGCGGCCATGTGCAAATATTAGATGTGATTGCACCTGAGTACCTGTGGGCTGATTACACTTACCATTCAGGTCAGACTCAGGGGATCATCGATCACTTTAAAGACGTTTCAGAACTGATCCTCGACAAATATGGTCCGCTTCCTAAGCCCTTCGTGCTGGATGTAGGCAGCAATGACGGGACCTTCTTAAAGTGCTTTAAAGAAAAAGGCTTCAAAGTACTAGGCATTGATCCGGCCAGCGATATTGCAGCCCAGGCAACCCGCAATGGGATCGAAACAATCGCGGACTTAATGACTGCCGAAAACGGCCAAAAAATCGTTGCTCAGCACGGTCAGGCTTCTTTAGTAACCGCTTTTAACGTGTTTGCACATGCGGACGAAATGCGTGACCTGCTCAAAGGAATTGCAACAACCCTGGCAGCCGATGGGTTATTTGTGTTTGAAGTATCCTATCTCAAAGACATCATAGATAAGATGCTTATTGGTACCATCTTCCATGAACATTTATGCAACCATTCTCTTAAACCTATGATCAACTTTCTTGCCGCAGAAGGGCTGGAAGTGATCCATGTTGAGCATGTGTCGATCCAGGGTGGTTCCATTATCGGATTCGCTCAGCACAAATCAGGCCCTCGCCCGACTCAGCCTTCTGTTGCTGAGATGGTCAAACAAGAGGACGCCAGTGACTTGCACAGCATGACCACAATGAATGCATTCGTTGCGCGCTTTGACACCATGAAGGAGCAAGCCAAAGCCCTGATTGCTAAGCACCAACCTGGTATCATCGCAGCTTATGGCGCGGCACGTAGTGGCCCTATGCTGTTAACTCAATATGACATTGGCGCTGACATCACAGAAATTTATGATGACCACGCACAAAAAGTTGGACGCTACTCACCCGGCGACAGCATTTTAGTTGAGCCAACCGAAAAGCTAATGGACACAATGCCAAAATTAACCGTGATACTGGCCTGGATCCATGCCAAAGCCATTGTCAGAAAGCACCTGGATTATCTCGAACAAGGCGGTGCATTTTTAACCTTGACACCTCAGGTCGTACTCATCACGAAAGAGAACTATGCAGACTTCATCCGCTAA
- a CDS encoding AAC(3) family N-acetyltransferase, protein MQFYDFLTRALRTGGVTQNATLIVHSAFRPLAQHQVDPAALCETLVEHCKTGNVIMPTMSWRTVTPQNPVFDWHKTRSHTGVMTELFRTQFATHRSLHPTHSVAAIGRDAYEITAAHHLDPGPCSVHSPYGIIENSALRDQCYILHLGVALESCTYIHHFEEMFAPEIYLAQNLENYTLVDKSGNPSEYRLHRHTKRVRDFHQFGSRLHRSDGIHVFHFGQYDVTLVNVSVLSHVVKQAFASSSHATLAPYSYMERSTI, encoded by the coding sequence GTGCAATTTTATGACTTTCTTACCCGGGCATTGCGCACTGGGGGAGTGACACAAAACGCTACTTTAATCGTGCATAGTGCTTTTAGGCCCCTTGCCCAACATCAGGTTGACCCTGCTGCATTGTGTGAAACCCTGGTGGAACACTGCAAAACCGGCAACGTCATCATGCCAACCATGAGCTGGCGCACTGTCACACCGCAAAATCCGGTATTTGACTGGCACAAGACACGCTCACATACCGGTGTTATGACTGAGTTATTTCGTACTCAATTCGCAACTCACCGAAGCCTTCACCCTACCCATTCAGTAGCGGCAATAGGACGAGATGCCTACGAGATAACAGCCGCCCACCATCTGGACCCTGGCCCATGCTCTGTGCATAGTCCATACGGCATAATAGAAAACTCAGCGCTACGCGATCAGTGCTACATATTGCACCTGGGTGTAGCTTTGGAGAGCTGCACCTATATCCACCATTTCGAAGAGATGTTTGCGCCTGAAATCTATCTGGCACAAAACCTGGAAAACTATACCCTGGTGGATAAATCAGGCAACCCGTCTGAGTATCGGCTACACAGACATACCAAGCGAGTGCGTGATTTTCATCAGTTTGGTTCACGGTTACATCGCTCTGATGGCATACATGTTTTCCACTTTGGTCAGTATGATGTCACGCTGGTGAATGTCAGTGTGTTGTCACACGTTGTCAAACAGGCATTTGCATCCTCGTCGCACGCAACTCTTGCGCCATACTCATATATGGAGCGGTCAACAATATGA
- a CDS encoding WbuC family cupin fold metalloprotein, with amino-acid sequence MSQLAEFNTSPHLAIGQEKIKELLLKAQSSGSNHYRLCLHQDTNSLIQEMIIVVLKGALFPVHKHPPGKSESIHLIDGELSTFLFDDDGTVIDIMHLSSNSKNPNRSLIQRINGDIWHLPLCTSEYAIYHEIYAGPYDKEQDVAIPPWSPQPQEPTALKQFYQALQDTYLENKNDET; translated from the coding sequence ATGAGTCAACTTGCTGAATTCAATACATCGCCTCACTTAGCTATTGGCCAGGAAAAAATTAAAGAACTATTGCTCAAGGCGCAATCATCGGGCAGCAATCACTATCGACTTTGTCTGCATCAGGACACTAACAGCCTTATTCAGGAAATGATCATTGTGGTATTGAAAGGTGCATTATTTCCGGTGCATAAACATCCACCCGGCAAGAGTGAGTCGATCCATTTAATTGACGGTGAGCTTAGCACTTTCCTGTTTGATGATGATGGCACCGTAATCGACATCATGCATCTTAGCTCTAACAGTAAAAATCCAAACCGATCACTGATCCAGCGTATCAATGGAGATATTTGGCATCTGCCACTTTGCACAAGTGAGTACGCCATCTACCATGAAATATATGCTGGCCCTTATGACAAAGAGCAAGATGTGGCGATACCACCATGGTCACCGCAACCACAAGAGCCAACTGCTTTAAAGCAATTCTATCAAGCATTGCAAGATACCTATTTAGAAAATAAGAACGATGAAACGTAA
- a CDS encoding DegT/DnrJ/EryC1/StrS family aminotransferase, with translation MKRNKQILAIHGGEKLITQGMPKRVAFGEAEVNALNEAVSYYSNSDVDPGYFGPFENSYCEKFSEYMGGGFTAAVATGTGALFVALAALELPEGSHIVMSPITDPGSLNAAILNGYKVSLADTEPGSLNTSWAQIEQVITPETSAILLVHCAGIAADIELIAEQAKARGIKLLEDCSQSPGAHCKGKKLGTFGDIAALSTMYRKSLASGGSGGLIYTQDKSLYYKVLAHGDRGKDFASEDYQERNAETYMFPALNWNTNELSCAIGIASLMRLDDTIKKRALFCSRMIELINSTQLCTAAAFIDGTSPFFLTVYLNTDDHTLDKDAFCNALLGEGVELNPHYRFVVSQWPWAKKHLIPDKKTPNAIAARDASFNLYLNENYTIETAQIIYEAFLKVEAYFLDSMKADLK, from the coding sequence ATGAAACGTAATAAACAAATACTAGCCATTCATGGGGGTGAGAAACTGATCACCCAGGGAATGCCAAAGCGTGTCGCTTTTGGTGAGGCAGAGGTGAACGCGTTAAATGAAGCGGTCAGCTATTACTCTAACTCTGATGTTGACCCGGGCTACTTTGGCCCATTTGAAAATAGCTACTGTGAGAAATTCAGCGAGTATATGGGCGGTGGCTTTACGGCTGCTGTAGCAACGGGTACAGGCGCCTTATTCGTGGCACTTGCTGCATTAGAGCTGCCTGAAGGTAGCCATATCGTCATGTCGCCAATTACAGATCCTGGCTCCTTGAATGCGGCAATTTTGAACGGCTATAAGGTATCTCTGGCAGACACTGAGCCAGGTAGTTTGAATACCTCATGGGCTCAGATTGAACAAGTCATCACACCCGAAACAAGCGCTATTTTGCTCGTCCATTGCGCTGGCATTGCCGCAGATATCGAACTGATTGCTGAACAAGCAAAAGCAAGGGGTATCAAGTTACTGGAGGATTGCTCACAATCTCCCGGCGCACACTGCAAAGGGAAAAAACTCGGCACATTTGGCGATATTGCAGCACTGTCAACCATGTACAGAAAAAGTCTGGCTTCCGGGGGAAGTGGCGGGCTTATTTATACCCAAGATAAAAGCTTGTACTATAAAGTCCTTGCCCACGGCGACAGAGGGAAAGATTTTGCCAGTGAAGATTATCAGGAACGCAATGCAGAAACGTACATGTTCCCCGCCCTTAACTGGAACACCAACGAGCTCTCTTGCGCCATCGGCATCGCCTCATTGATGAGGTTAGACGACACCATCAAAAAAAGAGCGCTATTCTGCTCACGGATGATAGAACTCATCAATTCCACGCAACTGTGCACAGCAGCGGCGTTTATTGATGGCACCTCGCCTTTTTTCCTGACGGTGTATTTAAACACAGATGATCATACTCTGGATAAAGACGCGTTCTGTAATGCACTGCTCGGAGAAGGGGTTGAACTAAACCCACACTACCGTTTTGTGGTATCCCAGTGGCCCTGGGCGAAAAAACACCTGATACCGGACAAAAAAACACCTAACGCTATTGCAGCAAGAGATGCCTCTTTTAATCTCTATCTAAATGAAAATTATACAATCGAAACAGCGCAAATCATTTATGAAGCGTTCCTAAAAGTAGAAGCCTACTTTTTAGATTCAATGAAAGCTGATTTAAAATAA
- a CDS encoding class I SAM-dependent methyltransferase, whose translation MGINRQTFQLMLLENQFKELAGDFLCIGKQTVNVELNDIVQLMEDHQLDTSKVKSLISDEKFDSATRHGNQSLYDHDLLSALSPNLNYHCLDRSDYEGADIIQDMNEPLSAELVGKFDAIYNGSCMDNIFNPVSFLQNTTHLLKPGGRIIHIECASSVAGAYLMYSPEWFFSYYSINEFRDCKVYVTVARDASDSVYKFKTDLYEWKPDFTRGGAYNYIDACKSINGLMHVIVVAEKGENSTANKSPIQMQYLDENAVDWRVNYQKFVQSARPKLKAPIQKEQARLPLDSDHFIYLGSDF comes from the coding sequence ATGGGTATAAATCGACAAACTTTTCAACTGATGCTGTTGGAAAACCAGTTCAAAGAACTTGCGGGTGATTTTCTGTGTATTGGAAAACAAACGGTCAATGTTGAGTTGAATGATATTGTGCAGTTGATGGAAGATCATCAACTAGACACCAGCAAGGTAAAGTCTCTGATCTCTGATGAAAAATTTGATTCCGCTACACGCCATGGCAATCAATCATTGTATGATCACGACTTGCTCAGTGCCCTGTCGCCAAATCTCAACTACCATTGCCTGGATCGCTCTGATTATGAAGGGGCGGATATCATTCAAGATATGAATGAGCCATTGAGCGCCGAGTTAGTGGGTAAATTTGATGCCATATACAACGGCAGCTGTATGGATAATATCTTTAACCCCGTCTCCTTTTTACAAAATACCACCCACCTGCTCAAGCCTGGTGGCAGGATCATACACATAGAGTGTGCCAGTTCAGTTGCCGGTGCTTACCTGATGTATTCGCCCGAATGGTTCTTCAGTTACTACTCAATCAATGAATTCCGCGATTGCAAGGTTTACGTGACAGTTGCAAGAGATGCATCTGATAGCGTCTATAAGTTTAAAACTGACTTATACGAATGGAAGCCTGATTTCACCAGAGGGGGAGCTTACAATTACATTGATGCCTGTAAATCTATCAATGGATTAATGCATGTTATTGTTGTTGCTGAAAAAGGTGAAAACTCAACAGCAAATAAGAGCCCGATCCAAATGCAATACCTTGATGAAAATGCCGTGGATTGGCGTGTTAACTATCAAAAATTTGTACAATCCGCCAGACCTAAACTAAAGGCACCTATTCAAAAAGAGCAAGCCAGACTGCCGCTGGATAGTGATCACTTTATCTACTTAGGGAGCGATTTCTAA